A genomic region of Brevibacillus sp. JNUCC-41 contains the following coding sequences:
- a CDS encoding ABC transporter substrate-binding protein, whose amino-acid sequence MKKLLTLLSIIVLIALAGCGNPTPQKPGESVQTGSGEKGEKKITIAGNGGVIESAIRDVIAPKFKEETGITVNYISGLSGEILSKVELQKNAPQIDVALFVPVDVIRAKEKELIVPIDESNVPNMKSVDPRFIPVENAAAPAFGLVIAPAYNTETFKKNGLKPIESWNDLVSPDYEGKTAFSDITNDWGFNTLNGLAISNGGSTEDMEPGLEKAKDLAAYSNTFYKNSTQMMPAVQQGAADVTVMGSYSIGELAVSGIPIKMAVPKEGVPLQAFSAGLVKNTPNSKEALEFINYVISEEAQALISEKGFYPTVEGMKIPEKYEESIGLKASDKTFKPDFAKFAEIRAEVSDRWAKEVTPELGKKLK is encoded by the coding sequence ATGAAAAAACTGCTGACTCTTTTATCAATAATAGTATTGATCGCTCTTGCGGGATGTGGTAATCCTACTCCGCAAAAACCGGGGGAATCCGTCCAAACGGGTTCGGGTGAAAAAGGAGAGAAAAAAATAACGATTGCCGGTAATGGCGGTGTCATTGAAAGTGCCATCAGGGATGTGATTGCACCAAAGTTCAAAGAAGAAACGGGAATCACTGTTAATTATATTTCCGGTTTATCAGGTGAAATTCTATCCAAAGTGGAATTACAGAAGAACGCTCCGCAAATAGATGTTGCCCTTTTTGTACCGGTTGATGTAATTCGCGCTAAGGAGAAGGAACTGATCGTACCAATTGATGAGTCCAATGTTCCCAATATGAAATCGGTGGATCCACGTTTCATTCCGGTTGAAAATGCTGCCGCGCCAGCATTCGGTTTAGTCATTGCACCAGCCTATAATACGGAAACCTTTAAAAAGAATGGGTTAAAACCAATTGAATCTTGGAATGATCTTGTATCACCTGATTACGAGGGTAAAACGGCATTTTCAGATATTACGAATGACTGGGGTTTCAATACCCTTAATGGTCTGGCGATTTCAAACGGCGGCAGTACGGAAGATATGGAACCAGGTCTTGAAAAAGCGAAAGATCTTGCAGCTTATTCCAATACCTTTTATAAAAACTCAACGCAAATGATGCCAGCTGTCCAACAAGGAGCTGCTGACGTAACGGTCATGGGAAGTTACTCCATTGGTGAACTAGCCGTTTCAGGTATTCCCATTAAGATGGCCGTACCTAAAGAAGGTGTACCGCTTCAAGCTTTTAGTGCTGGTCTCGTGAAAAATACGCCAAATAGCAAAGAAGCCCTTGAATTCATCAACTATGTAATCAGTGAAGAAGCGCAAGCTTTAATTTCAGAAAAAGGATTTTATCCAACTGTAGAAGGAATGAAAATTCCAGAGAAATATGAAGAGTCAATCGGCCTTAAAGCAAGTGATAAAACATTCAAACCTGATTTCGCCAAGTTTGCCGAAATCCGCGCAGAGGTGTCAGACAGATGGGCGAAAGAGGTTACTCCTGAATTAGGGAAAAAACTCAAATAA
- a CDS encoding TAXI family TRAP transporter solute-binding subunit, translating to MKDGALFIKVALLFCFMTGCSFMNEQQEISKPATTLIQSQLTSEGQDLNNRMIIIGTGDMTGVYFSLGQRLSNMYEKYNGTVSGTQVTHASIENTELVSSHRAEIGFTTVDVLDLPETDKSKLRALTALYSNYVQIVTTKQNGIDSLEDLVGKRISVGTAGSGTRLIAERILLESNLPTDQLNLSYLSFSQSAEALRNGTIDVAFFSSGIPNNEIAFISKRTELSFIPIPSDIIEGLQKQYGVYTHDEIPRDTYSGMKKNVQTISIKNVLVTYKEMSDPHAYSLVKTLYEHLPELQHTHPAASDISINEATKQVPLDFHPGAMNYFNEQGIIEDQ from the coding sequence ATGAAGGATGGAGCACTCTTTATAAAAGTCGCTTTGTTATTTTGTTTCATGACAGGATGTTCTTTTATGAATGAGCAGCAGGAAATATCTAAACCTGCTACTACCTTGATTCAGAGTCAACTAACTTCTGAAGGACAGGATTTAAATAATAGGATGATAATCATTGGAACTGGAGATATGACAGGTGTTTATTTTTCGTTAGGACAAAGATTATCAAATATGTATGAAAAATATAATGGAACCGTGTCAGGTACCCAGGTAACCCATGCTTCCATCGAAAATACTGAATTGGTTAGCAGCCATCGCGCAGAAATTGGTTTTACCACAGTGGATGTACTGGATTTGCCTGAAACGGATAAATCCAAGTTAAGAGCTTTAACGGCCCTATATTCCAATTATGTACAAATTGTTACTACTAAACAAAATGGTATTGATTCCTTAGAGGATTTAGTTGGGAAACGCATTAGTGTGGGAACGGCAGGAAGCGGTACAAGGCTTATTGCAGAGCGGATACTGTTAGAATCTAATTTACCGACTGATCAATTGAATTTATCCTATCTTTCTTTTTCTCAATCTGCAGAAGCATTACGAAATGGTACTATTGATGTGGCTTTCTTTTCTTCGGGGATTCCGAATAATGAAATCGCTTTCATATCCAAGCGGACTGAACTATCTTTTATTCCAATCCCGAGTGACATCATTGAAGGTCTTCAAAAACAATATGGAGTTTATACCCATGATGAAATTCCCAGAGATACATACAGTGGAATGAAAAAAAATGTCCAAACGATTTCAATTAAAAATGTCCTGGTGACCTACAAGGAAATGTCTGATCCTCATGCATACAGTCTTGTGAAAACATTATATGAACATCTGCCTGAACTACAGCATACACATCCAGCTGCTTCTGATATTTCAATAAATGAAGCAACTAAACAAGTGCCACTTGATTTTCATCCAGGGGCCATGAATTATTTTAACGAACAAGGAATAATTGAAGATCAATGA
- a CDS encoding sigma-54-dependent transcriptional regulator has translation MKMRVLVIDDEPAICTALSFALEDSYQVVATTDPDEGLRKIDNQPFDILLLDLRIGNKSGLDVLQKIKQIAPNVTVIMMTAYSSIETSIEAIKKGAYYYIEKPINIEELSLLLMRAAEFKQMSNQLETLHEELGIQKGFGNFLGNSKAMQRIFSMIERVKDIDSSVLITGESGTGKELVARNIHTLGRRKNNPMQIVNCAAIPEMLLESELFGYEKGAFSGATQRKEGKFVAANGGILFLDEISEMPLPLQAKLLRVLQEREVTPLGSNAKISLDVRIISAANKNLEQMVMEGEFREDLYFRLNVIPISMPPLRDRKEDLPILMDYFIKKHAKDMNREDKTFSAAARRILLDYHYPGNVRELGNIIEYAVALSNSKKMEDTDLPQYVQEQKFILQQGGNDEDFNSFKIPIGISMKEIEEKAITATLQYCKNHRQKTAQILKISERSLRDKIKLISKGE, from the coding sequence ATGAAAATGCGAGTATTGGTGATTGATGATGAACCTGCTATTTGCACTGCTCTTAGCTTTGCGTTGGAAGATTCTTATCAGGTCGTGGCAACCACTGACCCGGATGAGGGGCTCCGGAAGATCGACAATCAACCTTTTGATATTCTATTACTAGATTTGAGAATAGGAAATAAAAGTGGACTTGATGTCCTGCAGAAAATCAAACAAATAGCACCTAACGTAACAGTCATCATGATGACTGCCTATTCATCCATTGAAACTTCCATCGAGGCCATAAAAAAGGGGGCCTACTACTATATTGAAAAGCCAATTAATATTGAAGAACTTTCTTTGCTCTTGATGAGGGCAGCCGAATTCAAACAGATGTCCAATCAATTGGAGACATTACATGAAGAATTGGGGATTCAAAAGGGATTTGGTAACTTTCTTGGTAACAGCAAGGCGATGCAGCGTATTTTCTCAATGATCGAAAGAGTGAAAGATATTGATTCCAGTGTTCTTATCACGGGTGAAAGTGGTACTGGAAAAGAGCTTGTAGCCCGGAACATCCATACGCTAGGAAGAAGGAAAAACAATCCAATGCAGATTGTCAATTGCGCAGCAATTCCTGAGATGCTGCTGGAATCGGAGTTGTTCGGTTATGAGAAGGGAGCATTTTCCGGTGCAACACAAAGGAAGGAAGGGAAATTCGTTGCTGCTAATGGAGGCATCCTTTTTCTCGATGAGATTAGTGAAATGCCCCTTCCGCTTCAAGCCAAATTATTACGAGTATTGCAGGAACGGGAAGTGACGCCTCTTGGGTCCAATGCAAAAATCTCATTGGATGTCCGTATTATAAGTGCAGCCAATAAAAACTTGGAACAAATGGTGATGGAAGGGGAATTTAGGGAGGATTTGTATTTCAGGCTTAATGTCATTCCCATCTCGATGCCGCCTCTAAGAGATAGAAAAGAAGATTTACCAATCCTTATGGATTATTTCATAAAAAAGCACGCTAAGGATATGAATCGTGAAGATAAGACGTTCTCGGCAGCCGCACGTCGGATTTTACTGGATTACCATTACCCTGGCAATGTCCGTGAACTTGGTAACATCATAGAATATGCTGTCGCCCTATCGAACTCGAAAAAAATGGAGGATACCGACTTGCCGCAATATGTTCAAGAACAGAAGTTCATTCTTCAGCAGGGGGGCAATGACGAAGATTTTAATAGTTTCAAAATCCCTATCGGAATATCCATGAAAGAGATAGAAGAAAAAGCCATAACGGCCACACTTCAATACTGTAAAAACCATCGGCAAAAAACAGCTCAAATCCTAAAAATTTCTGAAAGAAGCCTTCGTGATAAAATCAAGCTCATTTCAAAAGGAGAATAA